In a single window of the Xylanimonas protaetiae genome:
- a CDS encoding maltose ABC transporter substrate-binding protein: MKITKGAAVAGVAVLSLMLTACGGGSDTPPSAGDNTAGGDDAAPVTLKVWESLQGPDEFIKQAGEAFTKEHPNVTVEFVNVEVGDAAGQIALDGPAGTGPDVFVAPHDKIGELVSGGHILPVANPDAVKANVLPAAATGATYDGTLYGYPVAMETYALYYNKDLIPEAPTTWDEVASFAETFNAANPGKYGFVMDVGNGYYTILFTTSGDNRLFGPDGDDTANTNINSAASAEGMAQFAALRPALNVAAADLDTATVDALFAAGNAAMHVSGPWNVSAFTDAGINFGVAPLPSLTAGGDPAASFAGVRTAFVSAYTEHEEEAAAFAEFLTTPEMQQLRADITGALASSSSDITYKNDLVNGFADQMKFAFPMPSIPQMSKFWDAMNAASANIWNGADIQTELDAANAAMLAQ, encoded by the coding sequence GTGAAGATCACCAAAGGCGCAGCAGTCGCCGGGGTCGCCGTCCTGAGCCTCATGCTCACGGCGTGCGGCGGCGGGTCGGACACGCCGCCGAGCGCAGGTGACAACACGGCCGGCGGCGACGACGCCGCGCCGGTCACCCTCAAGGTCTGGGAGTCCCTCCAGGGTCCGGACGAGTTCATCAAGCAGGCGGGCGAGGCCTTCACCAAGGAGCACCCGAACGTCACCGTCGAGTTCGTCAACGTCGAGGTCGGCGACGCTGCCGGCCAGATCGCGCTCGACGGCCCCGCCGGCACCGGCCCGGACGTCTTCGTCGCCCCGCACGACAAGATCGGCGAGCTCGTCTCCGGCGGCCACATCCTGCCCGTCGCGAACCCCGACGCCGTCAAGGCCAACGTGCTGCCCGCCGCCGCCACCGGCGCCACCTACGACGGCACGCTCTACGGCTACCCCGTCGCCATGGAGACCTACGCCCTCTACTACAACAAGGACCTCATCCCCGAGGCCCCCACGACGTGGGACGAGGTCGCCTCGTTCGCGGAGACCTTCAACGCGGCCAACCCGGGCAAGTACGGCTTCGTCATGGACGTCGGCAACGGCTACTACACGATCCTGTTCACCACCTCGGGCGACAACCGCCTGTTCGGCCCCGACGGCGACGACACCGCGAACACGAACATCAACTCGGCCGCCTCGGCCGAGGGCATGGCCCAGTTCGCCGCCCTGCGCCCCGCGCTGAACGTCGCCGCCGCCGACCTCGACACGGCCACGGTCGACGCGCTGTTCGCCGCCGGCAACGCCGCGATGCACGTCTCGGGCCCGTGGAACGTCTCGGCGTTCACCGACGCCGGCATCAACTTCGGCGTCGCGCCGCTGCCGTCGCTCACCGCGGGCGGCGACCCCGCCGCGTCGTTCGCCGGCGTGCGCACGGCGTTCGTCTCGGCCTACACGGAGCACGAGGAGGAGGCCGCGGCCTTCGCCGAGTTCCTCACGACCCCCGAGATGCAGCAGCTCCGCGCCGACATCACCGGTGCGCTCGCGTCGTCGTCGTCCGACATCACCTACAAGAACGACCTGGTCAACGGCTTCGCCGACCAGATGAAGTTCGCGTTCCCGATGCCGTCCATCCCCCAGATGTCGAAGTTCTGGGACGCCATGAACGCGGCGTCCGCGAACATCTGGAACGGTGCCGACATCCAGACCGAGCTGGACGCCGCCAACGCGGCCATGCTCGCCCAGTGA
- a CDS encoding glycoside hydrolase family 13 protein: MTIVHEPSATSEWWRTAVIYQVYPRSFADGDGDGVGDLPGITARLPHLAALGVDAVWLSPFYRSPQRDAGYDVADYRDIDPLFGTLADADAMIARAHDLGLKVVVDLVPNHTSSEHAWFQAALAAAPGSPERGRYLFRDGRGHGGVEPPNNWRSVFGGPAWTRVPDGQWYLHLFDSSQPDLDWTNPEVRAEIEDVLRFWLRRGVDGFRIDVAHGLVKEAGLPDWFGTVEMVSGTDPGAPEDGQSPAFGSGPMFDQDGVHEIYRSWRAVLDEFDAGGERRSRALVAEAWVEPLSRLARYVRDDEMQQAFNFSFLTTLWDAAAYRRTITESYAALDAVGAPATWVLSNHDVVRHPSRLGLAVPGSRPNGIFATDPQPDEELGLRRARAATLFMLALPGSAYVYQGEELGLPEHTSLPDDVREDPSYFRTLHEEAGRDGCRVPLPWVAGAPGLGFSPTGRTWLPQPASWAAYAADAQAGVAGSTLELYRAALALRRSLALGAGGLAWLDGFPDDVVAFRTAAAGETGAVVLANLGTTPVALPDGATVLLASADLPGDGTLPADVTVWLEA, encoded by the coding sequence ATGACGATCGTCCACGAGCCGTCCGCCACCAGCGAGTGGTGGCGCACCGCCGTCATCTACCAGGTCTACCCGCGCTCCTTCGCCGACGGCGACGGCGACGGCGTCGGCGACCTGCCCGGCATCACCGCCCGCCTGCCGCACCTGGCCGCGCTGGGCGTCGACGCCGTCTGGCTCTCGCCGTTCTACCGCTCCCCGCAGCGCGACGCCGGGTACGACGTCGCCGACTACCGGGACATCGACCCGCTGTTCGGCACGCTCGCCGACGCCGACGCGATGATCGCCCGCGCCCACGACCTGGGGCTCAAGGTCGTCGTCGACCTCGTGCCCAACCACACGTCCAGCGAGCACGCCTGGTTCCAGGCGGCGCTCGCCGCGGCGCCCGGGTCGCCCGAGCGTGGCCGCTACCTGTTCCGCGACGGGCGCGGGCACGGCGGCGTCGAGCCGCCCAACAACTGGAGGTCCGTGTTCGGCGGGCCGGCGTGGACCCGGGTGCCCGACGGCCAGTGGTACCTGCACCTGTTCGACTCCTCCCAGCCCGACCTCGACTGGACGAACCCGGAGGTGCGCGCCGAGATCGAGGACGTGCTGCGGTTCTGGCTGCGCCGCGGCGTCGACGGGTTCCGCATCGACGTCGCCCACGGCCTCGTCAAGGAGGCCGGCCTGCCGGACTGGTTCGGCACCGTCGAGATGGTCAGCGGCACCGACCCCGGCGCCCCCGAGGACGGCCAGTCCCCCGCGTTCGGCTCCGGCCCGATGTTCGACCAGGACGGCGTCCACGAGATCTACCGCTCCTGGCGTGCGGTCCTCGACGAGTTCGACGCCGGCGGCGAGCGGCGCTCGCGCGCGCTGGTGGCCGAGGCGTGGGTCGAGCCGCTCTCCCGGCTGGCCCGCTACGTGCGCGACGACGAGATGCAGCAGGCTTTCAACTTCTCGTTCCTGACCACGCTGTGGGACGCCGCCGCGTACCGCCGCACCATCACCGAGTCGTACGCGGCGCTCGACGCCGTCGGCGCCCCGGCCACCTGGGTGCTCTCGAACCACGACGTCGTGCGCCACCCCTCGCGCCTCGGCCTCGCCGTGCCGGGGTCACGGCCCAACGGCATCTTCGCCACCGACCCGCAGCCCGACGAGGAGCTCGGCCTGCGCCGCGCCCGCGCGGCGACGCTCTTCATGCTGGCGCTGCCCGGGTCGGCGTACGTGTACCAGGGCGAGGAGCTCGGGCTGCCCGAGCACACGTCCCTGCCCGACGACGTGCGCGAGGACCCGTCGTACTTCCGCACGCTGCACGAGGAGGCGGGCCGCGACGGCTGCCGCGTCCCGCTGCCGTGGGTCGCGGGCGCGCCGGGCCTCGGGTTCTCCCCCACGGGGAGGACGTGGCTGCCGCAGCCGGCGTCGTGGGCGGCCTACGCCGCCGACGCCCAGGCGGGTGTCGCGGGCTCGACGCTCGAGCTGTACCGGGCGGCGCTGGCCCTGCGGCGCTCGCTCGCGCTGGGCGCGGGCGGGCTGGCGTGGCTCGACGGGTTCCCGGACGACGTCGTCGCGTTCCGGACGGCGGCCGCCGGCGAGACGGGCGCCGTCGTCCTCGCCAACCTGGGCACGACGCCGGTGGCGCTGCCCGACGGCGCGACGGTGCTGCTCGCCTCGGCGGACCTGCCGGGCGACGGGACGCTGCCGGCGGACGTCACGGTCTGGCTGGAGGCGTAG
- the dusB gene encoding tRNA dihydrouridine synthase DusB — protein sequence MTPTTEAPARVLPPLQIGPMTVDTPVVLAPMAGVTNRAFRTLCREAGASTGHDPGLYVAEMVTSRALVERNPEAVRIVTFGEDEKPRSAQVYGVDPATVGEAVRIIAAEDRADHVDLNFGCPVPKVTRKGGGGALPWKRQLFTDIVRAAVQAAEPYGVPVTIKMREGIDEDHLTYLEAGTIAEGLGVAAVALHARTVAQHYSGEARWPSIARLKEAVTTIPVLGNGDIWSGDDALRMVAETGADGVVVGRGCQGRPWLFADLAAAFHGETVRVQPTLREVADVIYRHGELMVEYYDDGDRADTTSEGVSDAVSMGASGAVSTGVSDAASTGVSDAEHRGVRDLRKHMAWYLKGYAVGGEARHALALVSSLAELRELLDALGDAPYPGKDAEGQRGRAGTPKTPHLPYGWLDSRDLSPEWEEKLREAELSVSGG from the coding sequence ATGACCCCCACCACCGAGGCGCCCGCACGCGTCCTTCCTCCGCTGCAGATCGGGCCCATGACCGTGGACACCCCGGTCGTGCTCGCGCCGATGGCGGGTGTCACCAACCGGGCCTTCCGCACGCTGTGCCGCGAGGCTGGGGCGTCCACGGGGCACGACCCGGGGCTCTACGTCGCCGAGATGGTCACGAGCCGCGCGCTCGTGGAGCGCAACCCCGAGGCCGTGCGCATCGTGACGTTCGGCGAGGACGAGAAGCCGCGCTCGGCGCAGGTCTACGGCGTCGACCCGGCCACCGTGGGGGAGGCCGTGCGGATCATCGCCGCCGAGGACCGCGCCGACCACGTCGACCTCAACTTCGGCTGCCCCGTGCCCAAGGTGACGCGCAAGGGCGGCGGCGGGGCCCTGCCGTGGAAGCGGCAGCTCTTCACGGACATCGTGCGCGCGGCCGTGCAGGCCGCCGAGCCCTACGGGGTGCCGGTGACGATCAAGATGCGCGAGGGTATCGACGAGGACCACCTCACGTACCTCGAGGCGGGCACGATCGCCGAGGGCCTCGGCGTCGCCGCCGTCGCGCTGCACGCGCGCACGGTCGCGCAGCACTACTCGGGCGAGGCGCGCTGGCCGTCGATCGCGCGCCTCAAGGAGGCCGTCACCACGATCCCCGTACTGGGCAACGGCGACATCTGGTCGGGCGACGACGCCCTGCGCATGGTCGCCGAGACGGGCGCCGACGGCGTCGTCGTCGGGCGCGGCTGCCAGGGACGGCCGTGGCTCTTCGCCGACCTCGCGGCCGCCTTCCACGGCGAGACCGTGCGCGTGCAGCCCACGCTGCGCGAGGTCGCCGACGTCATCTACCGCCACGGCGAGCTCATGGTCGAGTACTACGACGACGGCGACCGCGCCGACACGACGTCCGAGGGCGTCTCCGACGCCGTGTCCATGGGCGCCTCCGGCGCCGTGTCGACGGGCGTCTCCGACGCCGCCTCCACGGGCGTCTCCGACGCCGAGCACCGGGGGGTGCGCGACCTGCGCAAGCACATGGCCTGGTACCTCAAGGGCTACGCCGTCGGCGGCGAGGCCCGGCACGCGCTCGCGCTCGTCTCCTCGCTCGCCGAGCTGCGCGAGCTGCTCGACGCGCTGGGCGACGCCCCGTACCCGGGCAAGGACGCCGAGGGCCAGCGCGGCCGCGCCGGCACGCCCAAGACGCCCCACCTGCCCTACGGCTGGCTCGACTCGCGCGACCTGTCGCCCGAGTGGGAGGAGAAGCTCCGAGAGGCGGAGCTCTCCGTCTCGGGCGGCTGA
- a CDS encoding response regulator, whose amino-acid sequence MIRLLLADDQALVRGALAALLDLEADLTVVAQVGRGDEVVAAARESDADVALLDVEMPGLDGIAAAAALHEELPRCRALIVTTFGRPGYLRRALDAGASGFVVKDTPAEQLADAVRRVHQGLRVVDPELAVATLAVGDSPLTEREREVLGLAERGGTVAQIARAAFLSEGTVRNYLSAAIGKTGARTRAEAVHLARENGWL is encoded by the coding sequence GTGATCCGCCTGCTCCTGGCCGACGACCAGGCCCTGGTGCGTGGCGCGCTCGCCGCCCTGCTCGACCTCGAGGCCGACCTCACGGTCGTGGCGCAGGTAGGCCGCGGCGACGAGGTCGTCGCGGCCGCACGCGAGTCCGACGCGGACGTCGCCCTGCTCGACGTCGAGATGCCCGGGCTCGACGGCATCGCGGCCGCCGCGGCGCTGCACGAGGAGCTGCCGCGCTGCCGGGCGCTCATCGTCACGACGTTCGGCCGGCCCGGGTACCTGCGCCGCGCGCTCGACGCCGGGGCCAGCGGGTTCGTCGTCAAGGACACGCCCGCCGAGCAGCTCGCCGACGCCGTGCGGCGCGTCCACCAGGGCCTGCGCGTCGTCGACCCGGAGCTCGCCGTGGCGACGCTCGCCGTTGGGGACAGCCCGCTGACGGAGCGCGAGCGCGAGGTGCTGGGCCTCGCGGAGCGCGGCGGCACGGTCGCGCAGATCGCGCGCGCGGCGTTCCTGTCCGAGGGCACGGTACGCAACTACCTGTCCGCAGCCATCGGCAAGACGGGGGCGCGTACCCGGGCAGAGGCCGTCCACCTCGCACGCGAGAACGGCTGGCTGTAG
- a CDS encoding sensor histidine kinase codes for MTTPETPHAEADGRAFRWRTSSLVRDQRAAPFGRAPGWRRFGPLLGLVWVVFLSEPLTTSLAADSPALRVLGVVGVVGVGLVFGFSIYALRFQGAPPRVVVAVLATQVAFVVLTTVAARQHGLVGLVFVGVTSVFLVRSRAALAVVAAIVVLLVVVPRVVPAWEPEDSTALSAVLSGLAVFGFTQLVARNRQLFVAQEEVATLAATQERERLARDVHDVVGHSLTVVSVKAELAARLLRDDPDRAAAELADIQRLTRSALADVRGMVTGARAVTLPGELAAARAAFDAAGIDARLPGAVDAVRPARQVLFAWTLREATTNVLRHSLARHVVVTLDDGALVVDDDGRGPDAGAVVDGNGLRGLAERARAAGARLVTGRGPLGGFRIAVEFGPGADDDRIAP; via the coding sequence GTGACCACCCCCGAGACGCCCCACGCCGAGGCCGACGGCCGCGCCTTCCGGTGGCGCACGTCGTCGCTGGTGCGCGACCAGAGGGCCGCGCCGTTCGGCCGGGCGCCCGGGTGGCGACGGTTCGGCCCCCTGCTGGGGCTCGTCTGGGTCGTGTTCCTGAGCGAGCCGCTCACCACCTCGCTCGCCGCCGACTCGCCTGCGCTGCGCGTCCTCGGCGTCGTGGGCGTGGTCGGCGTCGGTCTCGTCTTCGGGTTCTCGATCTACGCCCTGCGCTTCCAGGGGGCGCCGCCCCGCGTCGTCGTCGCGGTCCTCGCGACCCAGGTGGCGTTCGTCGTGCTCACCACGGTCGCGGCTCGCCAGCACGGTCTCGTCGGGCTCGTCTTCGTCGGCGTCACGTCGGTGTTCCTCGTGCGCAGCCGCGCAGCGCTCGCCGTCGTCGCCGCGATCGTCGTCCTGCTCGTCGTCGTCCCGCGGGTGGTACCCGCGTGGGAGCCCGAGGACTCGACGGCGCTGTCGGCCGTGCTGTCCGGGCTCGCGGTCTTCGGGTTCACCCAGCTCGTCGCCCGCAACCGCCAGCTCTTCGTCGCCCAGGAGGAGGTCGCCACGCTGGCCGCCACGCAGGAGCGGGAGCGCCTCGCCCGCGACGTGCACGACGTCGTCGGCCACTCGCTCACCGTCGTCAGCGTCAAGGCCGAGCTCGCCGCACGCCTCCTGCGGGACGACCCCGACCGGGCCGCGGCCGAGCTCGCCGACATCCAGCGGCTGACGCGCTCGGCGCTCGCGGACGTGCGCGGCATGGTCACCGGCGCCCGGGCCGTGACGCTCCCCGGCGAGCTGGCCGCGGCCCGCGCCGCGTTCGATGCCGCGGGTATCGACGCGAGGCTGCCCGGCGCCGTCGACGCCGTCCGGCCCGCCCGGCAGGTGCTGTTCGCCTGGACGCTGCGCGAGGCGACCACCAACGTGCTGCGGCACTCGCTCGCGCGTCACGTCGTCGTCACGCTCGACGACGGGGCGCTCGTCGTCGACGACGACGGGCGCGGGCCGGACGCGGGCGCCGTCGTCGACGGCAACGGCCTCCGCGGCCTCGCGGAACGGGCCCGGGCGGCGGGGGCGAGGCTCGTCACGGGGCGCGGGCCGCTCGGCGGCTTCCGCATCGCGGTCGAGTTCGGGCCGGGTGCCGACGACGACAGGATCGCCCCGTGA